GCAATTTGGACCCCTGGCACTCATATTTTattggtatttatttgagtttttccATAATAATTGTGTTATAAATGACTAATTCACGTTCTGTTACAGTGTTTTAATGACAGGACTGATAGGATAAAAAATACTTTACTGTAACCACATTTGTTGGGAAATGATTGCAGGTCAGCCAAATTATTTTGTTCTGTCCAGAGCTGACACTAAAGCCCCTTGACCTTTACTGGACCGCTGCAGATTTCACTCATGCAATGTAAAGCGATAGTTCAGCGCAAAATGAAAACTCCACTTCTTCAGACATAatgaaacaactgaaaaaaaaaatgtaacgtGCCCCcttactgctcgtgtggtgtcatccaagtgtctgcaagccctgaTTTTCATGTTCGACTCAAAGCCTCAAAGTCCACTACCAGAACATGCACCCCACGCGTGGCCTTGGGcaagagtgtgtgcagttttccAGTGTGCCTGTGGTTACGTGACTACTCCTCCAGGAGGATCAGAGGACACTTAGGCTGaaaacacggtgtaaatgacgctttttcgaatatgaatgtcagggcttgcgaacacttggatgacaccacacgaggcatgttatgttttttctgttgttttatcataattgacttcaactgtattggatttggctccaaTGCTGATtaccagaagtgttttgtggactcaaaacacttcacccacccctccattggcacagtggtgagtagaaaatttgtgatttttaatttttgggtgaaccatCCCCTTAAGTAAAAGGCAACGGTGGCATTGAGACACAAGGTCTAAACTTTGGTAATTTTACTTTTCATACATTAAGGGAGCAGAATTTTGAGATGCTCCGAGGATGCCTGTGAATCTTTGTGCTGAAACGACCCCCTTTGTTCCACAGCTCTGTGGGTAAAGTTGAATGTTGAATATTTACATCTTAAATAATCTAAAGCTGCAGTCACACAACTTTACTACCCAGAGGAGCTATTTGTCTGAATGCAAATGACTGTGTAATTGGATCTGGATATTTAAGAGACTCACTTCTGCCAGCTCCCTAGTACAAAGCCTGTCATGTATTATTGAGCCTGTGTGTGAATAGAGAAAGTTATTTTCCAGATAATTCACAGCGaacaagcgtgtgtgtgttgaatattTACAAATGGTTTACTTTTTGCAAAATATACAGTGTTTTATAAGTTTGTTCATGGATATTTTGCATGAGTTGGTGTATGAAAGTCAGGCTAAGGAGCAACAGTTTAATAACAGCATATTCTATATGTTTAAGAACATTGAACACTTTGTTGGAATAGAAATTCCATGTTAGGGAGGCTTGTGACAGCTAAGGTCTGAGTCAGGTATGGGGCAACATTCTGCTTCATGTCAGAACTTGACTTAAGCCTAATACTGCGAATGTTTCTCATGTCAAGCTGTAGTAAAAACTAAGGTCCTTGGAGATGAAGGCTGATTGGTTACATTTGTGCTCATACTTTACATGATATCATTTACATCCAGTCATTATCGAGAAAGGTGGTTTTTCAGTGATACATAAATACGAAATTCCATTGGTCCCATATGAGGAATCCAAGACCTTATCTCTATCTTTGCTGTGTTACCACAAGTTTAATTTTATCAATGTTTTCTGGTATGTACACTAACCGTTTTCTGTGTATCTCTAACtagttcagctttcaaatattttgtttacGTTTGTAGACGTCTTTGTCATTTTACTTATATCCTTGCAAATTTGATCAAAAACAAGTCTTAGAATTATATGTGCATAATATCCACTCTGTAAACCTTTACTTTTAAGAAGCATGAAAGAACATTATTTAGGCTGAGCAACGCATGGAGATGTATTACAAGCCTTTATATGGtttatgaattaaaatgttgtgaCTAAGATCCACTGATCAGTTTATTTTAAACCTCAAAAGCACCTTAAGGCGTCTGTGGTTCATTGTGAGTGTGGCCCAGTGAGCACTAGGCCTCATCTTTTGTCTGAACAGCAATTATTTACCTGGTGGTGTATTGGAAAATGTTAATGCTTTGTATGGTTGATGTTTGCCctctaattaaataaaacatacattgtGGTAATTCTATAAATGACTGTGACTGATTGACTGTTGATGCATgcaaatttgaaaaatatgGATGATAGTTTTTGTGaggtaaattaaattaatcaaaGTGAAACGGAGTCCTAATGGTTGTCCTTGTTATAGtgtagttttaaaatgttcccttcactaaatgataaaaagaagaaacaagacCAAAATTGATCTAACATATCAATCTGAAATTTCATCAAACAGCTTAAATGCTTCAACTTTGTCATTATAGGGAAATGAGTGTATGATGGTGAGGGAAAGATAATTAATTTtagcataaaataaatactttctgAATGCACTATGCTGTAATCTATGTCTCTGTTTAATCAAAATTATAGTAGAAGTGTAATATGGATTCTAGAATGCCTTTCTAAGACTGCACATGCAAACCGGACAAATAATATAGTGTTTGAAGCAAATCCATTTACACCTTTCTCCATCATCCTGTTTCTTCAATTAAGAGAAATTATGTTTCTAATTAGTGTGACTTTACTTAATCATTGTGTCCCTTATTTCCATCTAATTACATTGAATGGTGATGGAAACTAATAACAATCTATtacattaattcattcattcgtGTGCATCATGATCAACAGTTTGGtcatttgattttaatacagtttctagtcttgatgagcaCACACAGCGTTTTACAGTAAATTTTTTGCcaatcacacatacattcaaacatcactttctctatcatacatcatGAGGAGCAGTTTGGAGTTCAGTATCCTGCCCAAGGACACCATAGGGGGAGATGGGtttcaaactgccgaccttctgacGACTCGCTAAACCTCTTGAACAATAGCCTGAAAGTTATTATCACAATGTCTTATCTcgaagaaaaacacttttatccTGGACAAGATATTCATAAGCTACAATGACTGCAGCACAGATGAAGGACAGTTCAACctgaacactgctctggctaaaaaaagatttacCAAACATATCTTCACTTAGACCTTTCCCTGAGTGGATACCGTCATGTTTAATCAAACAAATCACAATTGATCTATTTTGCATCTTAgcagacatgttttattttttcttcatataTGGAGGGCGTGTCTGAAAGGAAACATTGTTAACCGACAACTGCAGCAGAAGAGGCATGGCACATTCAAATATCAGAACTACATGTAATAAAATTGTACTAAGAGGGGTCCAGTTCCTGATCATTTAAAATAGACATACATATCTTTTCATTGTAACTCATAAATTCCAGCACCTAAAGATTCACATATATTTATTAAGTCATAATTACACTGCACAGAAAATACACTTCCAAACTGTATTAGATGTTATAATAAATACTTAATGTTGAGTGGTTAAGGCACAAAAACTACTGCAATAATGGAATTGAAACTCGAAGAAAAGGTGGGGAAGGGgtccaaggaagaacccattaaatacAAGGCTTGTTGATTGCTAATATGCTACTTAATATAATTGCTGATATGTCAGTACttacaaattatttttcttgatAATTGATAATTAGGtcacaaaaaatgtttaaacattcTTGAAGACAGAATATTTCTAAGAAATAGAGTTGTTCATAGACACTGCTAAAAcgtttatgttcaacaagtgcCCAGGCTTTGTGATTATTCAACATAAGCTGCTCTTCTATAAAAACCTTGGCATGAAACTCATATTAAAATCTGATATAGTGTCTTAAACAAGACAGGTAAATGTGGCACTTGTGTTTCATCATGAGTCATACATATAACTTGTAGAGTCACATTCATGACTCTATGACcgagaaaatgaaaacatacagagCCAAGTGACATTTTAGATGTTCAAGCAGTCTGATaggttaaaggtacagtgtgtagaattttgtgatacgtagtgttgaaattgcatgttgcagctgaacacccctcacctcaccctctccttccaaacatgaaaaagaaactgtggtagcttccgttgtcataaaaactcaaaaggtgtttagtttttccaggacCCCCTggatgtaaatacaaagtatttaaatataaagggtcttttctggggtaaagaaaactagtgaaaacatcatgaggattattctgcattaaatttctgccaatagatccctttcacctaaatcttacacactggacctttaagtggcCTAACATTATCTCAATTAATAGGATGTTAGATCGAAGCCAAATTGAAAGTATCCTTCTTTCCCTGCAACGGTTCAATTGTTATGCTCACTAGTTTTGCTTGattatatttgcatgtgttaGGTTGGGACAACTTATAACTAGCAGAGCTATCACAGTGTATACAGTGCATGGGAACAACATGTGAAGTTATTGTTAGCATGAATGATTTTAGCATCTTTATCAGACCTGGGACATTgttcaaaaaatatttatatttttctttaaggGATTTTGGCTTTTGCTACTTTGCTACAGGGACAGCAGCAAGTTTCTGTATTCAAGCTTAATCTCAAAATCAACTATAAATCTGGATATTTAAGTTTCGGAACAAAATACAGTGAGGCGGTGGCTCAAGATAGCCTATCTCAAATGACCTTCGAAGACACAGCAGAGTGTGTCAGGCCTACTGAAGGCCCACAAGCTCACAACTCTTCTTCCACAGCTCTTCTTGAAGCTCAGAGTCGAAGGAAAGGTCAGAGGACTGAGTCTTCTTGCCATTATACAGGTAACAGCCCCCCACTCCCTCCAtttcagaggcagcagcagcgtaGATGGTCACtgatgctccctctgctggagtcTAAGAAACACAGATACAATATGGTGGaacaaattaaaccaaaatGGATGGTGGTGGAGGAATCCCAGAAATCTTGACCATCTAGAGGGCCCTAAAATCCCCTGTAGAATCCTCTTGAAGTACTACTAGGAACTCCTAACATCCCCCTTCTCAACCACCTCTTGAACATTGTCACTAATCATTGAAGCTTCCAAACACACAACTACCTTCGCTCCAAGACATTTACAGATCCCAGTGTCTACGTCGGGCAAGAAAAATGCAATAACTGGGACTGGTGCAATGTAAACTATTTACATTCCACTTTTTTCAGAATTATGTATGCTATATACAGTCTATCAGACCACTGACTCCACTGTGTGCTTTTAtctttaatatttagatttattttaatatgaagATGCACCAAAGGTGGTTGTAAACCTTTGCAAACTGttctattttaaaaatgtgacctTTAGAATCACCAAAATACCCCTAAAAACTCCTTACTGGCCACTACATCCTCTGAAACGATCTCCACAACCCCCAAAGGACCACTAGAACCTTCCAACTGACCACTGAAACATTCTGAAGGATACTGATACAATAGAACCTTGCAAATGATCCCTTAAAATGTAAGGCTTAAACCTTTGgttaataatataaataatgtacTGACATTATGAATGTCATTAAAGTAAACATTAAGTGTTACGTGTATAGAGACAGAAGCGTTTGATGAATTGATTTCTAATATAGATTCAGCGGATTCTTTTCAATTTTCCACTCTTCCGTGGATAAACTTGGAATAAAATGCTGCCAAGAAGGTTACTTAGATTTGAACATTTGCATACTCTGCGTTCAAAAATGCTGATGGAACTTTACATTGCAATTATGGGTGTCATGATGTGCTGGTATTGACAACAACCATGagattaaaagaaacaataacaattatatttatattaatgaaAGTTTCTATGGATATGATAATATCATTATCATACATTAAAACGTGATTGAAGTTTATGATATCCTACCGAACAGGCCTTTATCAGACACTAGGATTTCATAACATCTTTTAAAATAGGATCTGATGGAGTTGATCTTagctgtttgtctgttaatcTGAATGTCATTCCAGAGGGTGCtaaattattttctcattcatGCATACGCTGAAGaaatctcatttttatttttctaaacctcacatgtgaatatttggTGAGTTTCATATATAGGCTGAAGGCTAATGCAAGAAGAATATAATCAAGGATTGAGATGATGGGTGGTCCATCTGGGTTTGTTGATTTATATCctatctagaaaaaaaaaaaaacgttttcacTAGTGGTCGTACGTTTTTGAGCTGTGGAGTGACCCCACATCTGTTCTTGGCCCTATTTTACTTGCAGTTTAGATATagccctttttctttttatgtattttttcaaaGGAGAATATCCCAGTACTTGTTTAGATTAAATAAAGGTAAAATATTTTGCATTAGCTGTCTTAAACCTTAATGTCGAGATGTCCAACTCCCTGtagattatatttaaaaatataacaatCAAGACTCACATATATCCGTAGCTGGTGTTTGCCTAATCTTTACTCTCTTGCATGTTTGCTGGGAAGCTGTTTGTAACTTTAAGTAAGAAgtgctataaataaataaatctggaCCTATATACTTACCAGTCAGGAAATCTAGCACCGGGTAATATATACAATTTTGTAAATTAGAACCTATTTAAATGAATGCAGATTTGATATAATTTagagaattaaataaaaattaatagAATGTCATTACATGTATATGTCTACATCGTCAAAAGTCAAGATAGTTTGATTAACTGAGATGGAATAGTTATATGGCATATAGGTACACATGATAGGGGACTGTTTGTCACCTGATTCCAGGTGACTTTAATGGTTACCCAGTTACCACTGGTGAAGCCAATGGCGTGGACTAATTAGCTTATGCCTGTGCTGTACATACTTGAAGCAACTGGGGCAAACAGTTCATAAATGTATGAGATGTATTTCTTGTACatgaaatactgaaaaaaataattaattgttaATAATTAAAATCATGGAGGAATATATCAAAAAATGGAAATCACCACCATgcttaaaaacattatttttggtGGCTGCATTGCTTATACTTGATAGATTGTAGATTGTAAAATGAATTAGACCATGTTAACACAAAACAAGTCATATGTACCCTGAACAGAATCTTGGCCACTGGTTTCTTCAACATCTGTGCGAGGCTGTACAGGTTTTCATACAGGGCTGTGTCCACCATACCAGGGTCCACAGCATTGACAGTAACTGGAAAGCCACCAGCTGTTAGCTGCTCTTGCAGGTAGTAGGTGAAGAGGACCAGAGCCAATTTGCTTTGAGAATAGGCAGCATGGGAACTGTAGCAGATCCTAGAGGCAGAAGGTGGGGGGGATTCAGGTTAACTCACAAGTCTCCAAAATCTCAGTACGACATATCTCTTTGTTAGCTTAAAAGGATGAACCTTGGTCAATGATAAACATCTATAATTTCATTGATGCTTTATTGTTTCTAGAGTTGGACTGTAAGTGGCATTCTTTCTCACACCACATGAAGACAACATAAATAAACTGGAGGAGAGTGAATATGACACAGATAGTGGACATTCTGAACAGGAGGGACACCAACCAGCAATGACAAACAAACTCGTACATAAAAGAAGGGCTACTTATGCTGTAGACTGCTTCAAAACTAGAAGTACTTGAAGAAAAATGTAAGGGCAATTTTGTGACCTCAAAGACACAAAGCACATGTGCGATTCAGGTTATAACAGGCTAGAAAAAGTTGATCCTAATAGGCTCAATGAATATTATGCCATTTTCAAAGCCTTCAATCACATACATAGGGATGGCTGAGAAGGTCAACGGGGTCTCACTCCCCTGCAATGACGACATACATGTATATAGGGTGGGTTTTCCTTGTTCACCACCTGTTAGAATGCTAACATTACAGTGTTTAATAATGGCTGAGGTGTTCTTGTAGAACGTTATGATGTCAAAGTTAAGTTGACCCTGACCTTTTGGAtattaaatgtcttaaattcATAATTTTATCCAATTGAATATTAGTCTGACAATTATGGCCAAAATTAATacgtgagtccaagtgaacctTTGTAATGTGAAgagagatatcacattcacaagaataGGGATGGAAAGATGAACAACCCAAACATGTAGTTGTTCCAGCCACAGCTGCTGCCCTGTATGAAAATAACAACTTGAGTAATGTTATTACTCCTGCAAATGTGCTCTGTTACTGATGAAAACTGATTATGTGCACTCATTTATACTGTGGCTGCACAGTCACAAGGCACACATGTCCTGTGCTTCAGTTTgagtcctcctctcctcatagAGGCATGCTCTGAATGCAGGAGAGGATTAAATGCAACCAAGACTAGACATCTTCTGCATTTAACAAACATAAAAGTTCAGTTTGACTTTGATCAGCTATGCTTTAATTATTTTGTCAGTTCCACCACTTACACATAACAACCATCACTCTGAAACTGTCTAGtcaaaaccaaaaatatcatgtgcttgattttattgttgtattgaaTTGGAACCACTTCCCAGTTCCCTTCTAACATTTCATTGTAGATTATAGATGATAAGTCTCCAGGGCTCTGTATGCTTACTGTTAAAGGACATTTAAGTGATCAACTgagtgactgtggagagaaaaaactcattaacctcattaactggaagagacctctagcagaaccaaagtgctgctcattgtgggaactgtggGGTTGCTCTACAAATTTTAAGGCCTTCACCttattatattatgatttggcccTTAATATTGAACTGAATGAAATACCTTTTATTACAGTTCATTCAtctttttgccatggatttttgtgtgtgaagtactttgtagctttgtttagataagtgctatacaaataaagttattattatctatAACTGAGGTTTTGTCTCTGCTAAAGGTTGGTACTATTTTGAATGAATGTACCTATGTTGTGTATAACCAAATTTAAAAGCACTATCTTGTGGTAGCGCAATGACCATGAATGTAAATGAAGCAGCACAAAGAAGgtggttttatatatatatatatatatattctggaGCAACATCACtatttaaaccaaaaaaaaacatgcaaacatgacaGAATAAtgctttaaatataaataaagcaatATAATTTACaccaaaaagacaacaaaagtTCTAAAATTGCCAATAAAAATTAATGTTGATTGTAGTTAGGGCAGCAACATTGAATAAAATACCTGTGAGATGCTTACACAGTCTGTGTGCCCAACACGTATACTGCacaattttcctttttcctcttaCCTCCGGTTTAAGTCATCCATGTCCACAACTCCTGAATAGTGTGTAGCAGAGGACATGTTGATGACTCTGGAGCAGCGGCCCTGTCGTCCTGACTTCCTCAGCAGATCCAGTAGCAGGTTGGTCAGCAGGAAGTGGCCCAAGTAGTTGAGACCAAAGTGGAACTCAAAGCCGTCCTCTGTATTACTCTCAGAAACCAGCATAGTCCCAGCTCCATGAGAGAACCACAAGTACAATATGAGATCATCTTTTTAGAGTAAGCATAGACCATACAGGCCCTGTATCACAACTTCATGTGTTAGTGTAATTGACAATCACTGTGAAACAGCCTACCATTGTTAACCAGAACGTGGAGTGGTAGACCTCTGTCTCTGAAAGCCTGAACAAACTGCCGCACTGATTTCAGTGAGGTCAGGTCTATAAAGACAAACTCAgctgtgaaattaaaaatagaatTTATTAAACAATTTTTAAGataataatgaatttaaaacaaaaatcccTTGAATTAATACAACTAATGTATTATAACTTCAATACTCTATGTTGATCCTggggaaaaatgttttttcccgAGAAAATGCGAGACGCCataaaaaactgtgaaacatcaATTATCCACACAACTTCTGATAAATAAATggactgcattcatttattgGTTTCTAATATTAGAATAAGAATATCACAGTATCAACATTTTATGGTGGTGTTTCTAAGAAATTCACAACTGAGCTAAGAtactttatttgaatttgagTTAAACTAACTACAGTTTGACTTCTAATGAGATCGTTCTCAATCGCATTTACAGAGGAGGATGACCgaagaaaaatatttcacacaggGAACATTCTTATTCACAAtgattcatatttgtttttatctgattGATGGATCTAAATCATATATTCCCTTTTTCTTCAGCTCTGTTTTAGGTCTCGAACTATTTCTGATATGTCTCTGTCCAACATCTGTTGTACACTAATGGATAAGTGCAGTTTTAAAATTACTGGAGGGAACATTTAAGTTAAAAGTCCAGTTAGTactgtgtctcacacacagttAGACTAAAACAATGTTATCTTTGTAATGACATCATATGTCGGCTGTGTTAAGGAGATAATTCACTCAGTCGGAAGGTTTTACAGTTTTGTAACGCTTGTCTCCACATCACAGTATTTTCAGTACTGTTTTCAAAAGGAAACCGAATATCCATCCTCCCATAGTCCCACTTTGTCCTGTGTGAAGCATATATATTTCTCTCATATTGAATACATTATTACTTTGATTTTGGGGCCATAATTATATATAGTAAGTacattcattcatcttttttttctctgtatacTCAATATAGTGGGCCAGTTTTACAGGCCTCACTTTTGACATCTTGATTGAGGTGTTTAATGTGACTGCTTTAAAAGTTACTGCTTTGGCTAAACACTGCTAAaaggacagagaaagacagaaaagagaaaagtggagACAGCGGGATCCTTACCTTTCCCTTCGCAGCCTTCCTCATTAATCGTCATGGCAGCTGCTgcaccctcttctctctcattccCAGCTAGAGATGATGGAGAATCAGAGATACTTGGTGGACAGATGTCCAACAGATAACCACTTCAACTGAATCCTGCCCACAGCGACTCATGCCATCTTTGTTTACAATAATACGAATATTATTAATCTTCGAGGGAAAGGTGAGTGCTCAAGCTATTCTGATGACCAATAAGGAACATGTGCATCTATGAGCTTAAGTTTTAAAATTAATGTGCCAAACCAGAACATGTGAACTACATAGTTTATTaagcatttacattttatacaatGACAGTATTTCCTTCATTTATTGTCAGTAATAAGGGAAAATAAATTACATATATTTCAATTAAAGCTGAAGCACAGAGATCTAGTAACCTGCATTAATAAGGGAAAATGGGGTATATTCTGTGTACagtaatttaaatattcataaagCCAGTAAACAGATGGAGATGCTGACTGAGTTAGTGCAGTAGCCTACCTATGACAACATGCATGCCTAGGCTGGCCAGATGTCTTGCTGTCTCTAAACCCATTCCTCTGGTACCCCCCGTCACGATGGCAACCCTTCCATTTTGCTTGGGTAagactgtggaggagagagggctcAAATCAGTATCAATATAATTGTGGTTGCACCAGAATCGAAAGTGTATTGTTGCCAcgctggaaaaagaaaagacaggatTAGTATCATGCTGTAACATGGTTCACATTATGTTAAACATATCAACGGTTATTACAGTGCTGACTCGAACACCTTCACTTTATGCTTCAGCAATGAAATGTAGATCATGgtgcagagggaaaaaaaatctgtaaaaaattCCCTGACCTATTGCAATTCAACTGGAAACCCACAGAAACTCATGAGGCTGACCCGCGATGGTTAACTTCCCAAACATTATCCAGATCCTAACAGGGTTCCGATTCATAGTAGCTCTGCAAGTTCTCATACAAAAAGACCTAATGATCTACTAGACCTGGAGATATGTGGTTGCTCTTCAAAGACCTGTGGCAAATCAACTTGTTGCCGGAACACACCAATACTTTCGTAACACATTGGGGAGGGTGGGAAACAAGGCTGCATGACTCAACCACCACAGTAAGGTCTTCATTCAGACCTAGAACTCTCTGTAATTAGTAGTTGCTCAGCTCACCTCCACCTGAGCATGCAGCTCTCCTTGGCTCTAGTCTGCATCAGAGTGACAAAATATGGCAGCCAAAGGGTTGTTAACATGGTATACTGGTTTACCAACGAaccatccaacatccaacacaATTTAACTGACTATGAAAACGGAGAAGATATGTTTATCAGTCTTTCTAGTTCAACTTTGACCCGCTGTACTTGTATTGTGGCAACTTTCAACAGGAATTTTTGGAAATCCCATAAATACCCTTTGGCCTACATTCTCTGTGAGATTATGAGCTTAAAACCCCATTTCACCACAAGGAGGCACAATTGGCTTTTTGTCTTCAAGTGTAATGCATTATCAATTTGTCACTCTACCATCACATGATTTAACACACACTTTTCTTGATTGATGGCTTTGAAtccaaaaatattcaaaacagtAACAACCAAAACACTGTTCACTTCAGAGTTAGTGTAAATGCATGAAGAGCATTACAAAGAGGGAGTTGTTCCATTGCTTTCAGAGTTttgaaaaaatgatttgaacTCAAGTCGGCCAGGATTACATCTTGTGGTCTTGAGCAGATAGTACGAAGTTCAACTTCAATTAAGCAAACTCTGAAAAAgctctaaaaaaataaataagcaatacatttaaatatttttttatcacattacaATTTCAAGAGTCAAGGTTGAAGTTTTGTGCTCAAATTCTCAGAGTTAAGATTtctttgacccccccccccaaattaCTGAGGGTTAATGGTATCAGTCACTGGCTGGTAGACTTGAGTATAGCAAGGAAGTAACAGGAGTCATATCTAATAAAGACAGCTGCTGTTGAATAATATCAAtctaaacaaaaaagaagagaagtgcAACCTTTTGTCCAtcataaaaatttaaataacaaAGAAGAGATGTGCAACCTTTTGTTATTAATATCAATCTAAAAAACAAAGGAATGAAGTGCAACATTTTGATAATAATATCAATTTAAACATCAAAGAAGAGAAGTGCAACCTTGTGTTAATAATATCAATCTAAACAACAAAGGAGTGAAATGCAACATTTTGTTTAtaatataaatttaaacatCAAAGAAGAGAAGTGGAACCTCTTGTTAATAATATCAATCTTAACAACAAAGTAGTGAAGTGCAACCTGTTGTTAATAATATCAAAACGACAAAAACAGACATATTGAGCATTCCAATCTCAGTCAACTGAGAcacaaattagaaataaatctAAACTAACCCAtattaaaaagagattttttcCAAACACTCTGCAGCTCCTAACTCAAGACATGAATCATGAAACAAATTACGGAGTCTGGAAAAGGAGATGGAACACATCGTGGACAGGGGGAATAATTAAAGAAGAGAATTGATCAGACATAAATCAACGTGAAGggagaatgaatgaatctgaCCTGGTAAGGTAAAAGATCTGTTGA
The genomic region above belongs to Paralichthys olivaceus isolate ysfri-2021 chromosome 24, ASM2471397v2, whole genome shotgun sequence and contains:
- the dhrsx gene encoding polyprenol dehydrogenase, whose protein sequence is MWLQSVLIPLLRFYKCGVKVLLYQMFNRSFTLPVLPKQNGRVAIVTGGTRGMGLETARHLASLGMHVVIAGNEREEGAAAAMTINEEGCEGKAEFVFIDLTSLKSVRQFVQAFRDRGLPLHVLVNNAGTMLVSESNTEDGFEFHFGLNYLGHFLLTNLLLDLLRKSGRQGRCSRVINMSSATHYSGVVDMDDLNRRICYSSHAAYSQSKLALVLFTYYLQEQLTAGGFPVTVNAVDPGMVDTALYENLYSLAQMLKKPVAKILFRTPAEGASVTIYAAAASEMEGVGGCYLYNGKKTQSSDLSFDSELQEELWKKSCELVGLQ